The Magnolia sinica isolate HGM2019 chromosome 10, MsV1, whole genome shotgun sequence genome includes a window with the following:
- the LOC131258408 gene encoding uncharacterized protein LOC131258408, with the protein MLEEIDQRDSVRKTIQDARKVTNFIYNHSWLLAAMRECCGGDIVKPGATRFATNFIALDILYRHCVGLRNLFRSERYMEWNQKKIEGAKTCSNIVLSDAFWDKVHNIVSFLHPMYKVLRVVDNEMWPSMGSMYELMRIMRQGIMTVIPTSYQWVIDIIDRRWTGTLEHPLHQAAYYLNPKFHYKRRLHENKDLTMAVHEAFERLFPESTAQADFGNQLLRFRDARGTFSSALAKASTETMMPCEYGNIIR; encoded by the exons atgctcgaggaGATTGACCAGAGGGATTCTGTCAGGAAAACCATCCAGGATGCGAGGAAagtgacaaactttatatacaatcactcatggttgttggCTGCAATGCGTGAGTGTTGTGGAGGGGACATCGTTAAACCAGGCGCGACACGATTCGCCACGAACTTCATTGCACTTGACATCTTATACAGGCATTGCGTGGGTCTCAGAAATTTGTTCAGATCCGAGAGATACATGGAGTGGAATCAGAAGAAGATTGAGGGTGCAAAGACATGTTCAAATATAGTGCTTTCCGATGCCTTCTGGGATAAAGTTCACAACATTGTTTCCTTCCTGCATCCGatgtacaaggtcctacgagtcgtagataatgagatgtggccttcgatggggtcaatgtatgaacttatgagaattatgagacAGGGGATAATGACTGTAATCCCCACTTCGTATCAGTGGGTGATCGATATCATTGATCGTCGATGGACTGGGACTCTCgagcatccactccaccaagctg catactacctgaatcccaaatttcattataaacgTCGGCTCCATGAGAATAAAGATTTGACGATGGCCGTCCACGAGGCGTTTGAACGATTGTTCCCAGAATCAACAGCGCAAGCAGATTTCGGTAACCAG ttgctgcggtttagggatgcaaggggtacgttctcatccgcactagcaaaagcatcgactgaaacgatgatgccatgtgagtatggtaacataattaggtaa